Part of the Scyliorhinus torazame isolate Kashiwa2021f chromosome 25, sScyTor2.1, whole genome shotgun sequence genome, AGGTTCGCCAAGATCCGGCGGGTGAAAACCGCGGTCATCACCAGCGTGGTGGTCTGGACAATCGAGATTGGGGCCAACTGTGCCCCGCTCTTCCACAACGAGCTCTTCGAAGACCGCTTCAACCACACCTTCTGCTTTGAGAAGTACCCCATGGAGAGGTGGGTAGCACAGATGAACCTTTACCGTGTTTTCATCGGGTTCCTATTCCCCTGGGTGTTGATGCTCTTCTCCTACCAGGGAATCCTCAAGGCGATCAAAGGGAACTTGTCGACAGAGAAGGAGGAGAAGGCGAAGATCAAGCGCCTGGCGTTGAGCCTCATCATCATCCTCTTGCTGTGCTTTGCGCCTTACCACATCATCCTGCTTCTGCGGAGCGTCATGTACCTGAGCAGACCCTGGGACTGCAGCTTCGAGGAGAACGTCTTCACGGCCTACCATGTCTCACTGGCCCTCACCAGTCTCAACTGCGTGGCTGACCCCATCCTTTACTGTCTGGTCAACGAGGGCGCCCGCAGTGATATGACAAAGGGCCTGGCGCCCCTGCTGAGGTTCTTTGCTGGCTCCAAATCGACGGACATCGCTCGGTCAGTCACTCTCGACACTCCTCTCTCCTCTAAAAAATCCCAATATTTCAACATTGATTTGGTGGTGCTGAGGGAGGACTGCATCCCGATGAAGACTTTGAGTATATAAAGAATTTAAGAACTAAAATAAAATCTAAGGGTTATAAGATGTTATAGTATTGCCACCTTCATAAATGTATATTTTATAACATTCCTGTGTGCGGTAATGATTtacgttttttaaaaaaaccttattTAAATCATTTTGAATTCCTTCAGAATCCTTACCACCAGGCCTCCATTTTCCTTGTTTTCCCAATGTCGAgttttctgtctctttctcacgaGTGGTTGCTTGCACGTCATCTTGTCGTTGGTGAGCGGGAATGGTCTAGTCTTGGCATCTTGCCAATCTCCCAATAATATCCCTCATAGTCAATCTAACCCTAACCCCCCTCAACTTTGACCCCCTAATAACGCAGCCTCCAGCCCAATTCAGGAGAATTAGCAACCCCCTCCCCGCAGTTTGAAAACACTCTCTACCTGGctgattgtggatagcacaattgcttcacagctccagggtcccaggttcaattccccgctgggtcactgtctgtgcggagtctgcaatcctccccgtgtctgcgtgggtttcccccgggtgctccggtttcctcccacagtccaaagatgtgcgggttaggtggattggccatgataaattgcccttagtgtccaaaattgcctttagtgttgggtggggttactgagttatggggatagggtggaggtgtggaccttgggtagggtgctctttccaagagccggtgcagactcgatgggctgaatggcctccttctgcgctgtaaattctatgatagcctaTGACCTGCGCCTGGACGTAATGTCAAAGTGGAACAGGGCTACAAGACACCCACCATCAAATAGTTGGGATTTGGCGTTACTTGTACTTGACTACATCGCCTGGTCAATAGAATGTTTTAAGCCGCTTGATATAATTTAGCCAAAGTCTTACAACTGGTCGAGGATaatcattttattttttaaattcgtGCGCAGGATGCAGGGGTCACTGTTTAgtcccaatatttattgcccatccctaattgccccttgagacggtggtgggtgagcccgccttcttgagccgctgcagtccctgaggtgtaggtacacccacagtgctgttagggagggagctccaggattttgacccagcgacagtgaagggacggccgatatatttccaagttgggatggtgagtggctcggaggggaacctccaggtggtggggttccctcaTACACTGCTGCCCCTTGTCTTTCCAGTTGCATGGTAGAGCTggctcgagggccgaatggcctattcgtgCACCTAtacatatcgagggatatggggacagtgcggaAATAATTGGCGTTGAGGTCACAGGGTAGTGTCAAAGGAGACTTGGCGAGTTGCTGCTGCCACTgggagtcggtggtggagggagggaacgtttaaggtggtgggtggggtgccaatcaagcggggctgctttgtcctggatggtgtagagtttcttgagtgttgttggagctgccctcatccaggtaagtggagagtattccatcgcactccagacttgtgccgtgtagatagtggacaggctttggggaatcaggaggtgagttactctccgcaggattcccagcctctgacctgctctggtagccacagtatttatacggctgggtccagttcagtttctggtcaatggtaacccccaggatgttaataacgggggaattcagtgatggcaatggcaTTTCCCCAACAGGTCAAAACAGTTCACCTGTCCAGGTACATATCAGAGAAAACTGAGTGTTGACAGAAATGTGCTTTTTGTCCCACAGTTCCCCCTGAATGGTGGGAAATGGTTCCACCAGGGGGGAGCTGTTGCACCCAGCATCTGTTGTAGGCTGATTTTCTGGCTAATGTGCATGGGGAGAGCCTATCACAGCGGAGCTCGATCCGTCCCTCCCCAACATCCTCACACGATGATCATGAGGTGATTCTCCCTCTCACGTCTCCCACCCCATCCTTTACCCTGGGCATCGAGACCAATGATGCCAGTTCACCTTCCCAACTGGCATCGGTTCTCCACGAACACAATGCAGGCTGGGCACTGCGCCCTCCAAGATCTCTGCGCAACACCATTTCTGGCCCCTTGAGCATGGCTGGGTTTTTTTAAATATTCGTTAACTGGGatatgtccatccctaattgcgcttgtaACCTGATGGTGCAGCAGCTCCCTCAGTCTTCCATTACCAGGACACCAACCCTGCTTCAATGAACGTAGCAGCAGATGTACCTAAAAAGCAagggttagggcagcatggtggcacagtggttagcactgctgcctcacggtgccgaggtcctgggttcgatcccggctctgggtcactgtccgtgtggagtctgcacattctccccaagtctgcatgggtttcacccccacaacccaaagatgtgcagggtaggtggattggccgcgctaaattgccccttaattggaaaaaatgaattgggtcctctaaatttaaaaaaaaaatgaaaagaaagaaaaaacaagagttgacctttttaaaagataaatttagagtatccaattatttttttccaattaagggcaatttagcgtggccaatccacctaacctgcacatctggtgctggtttagcacagggctaaatcgctggctttaaaagcaggccagcagcacagttcaattcccgtaccagcctccccgaacaggcgccggaatgtggcgacgaggggcttttcacagtaacttcatttgaagcctacttgtgacaataagcgattttcatttcatttttcttccatctttgggttgtgggggtgaaacccacgcaaacacggggagaatgtgcaaactccacacggacagtgacccggggccgggatcgaacccgggtcttcggcggcaagagttaacctggtgaagctacaacatatggCCAAAGAGATGTAGCATGCTGTGGACCAAACTAAGCGATCCCACATTTAATGAAGCAGATCtaggctctgttcaaacctcctccagtcacgaatagtggtggacaattaaactaacaagaggaggaggaggctccatgaaTGTCATATAGTATAAC contains:
- the LOC140402364 gene encoding G-protein coupled receptor 4-like; the encoded protein is MCNTSYDSCDVDSRLDSLFPPTLYILVIVIGLPTNCLALWAAYLQVKQRNELGVYLLNLSISDLLYIATLPPWINYFLHQDNWILGPESCKLFGFILYTNIYISIAFLSCISVDRYLAVAHPLRFAKIRRVKTAVITSVVVWTIEIGANCAPLFHNELFEDRFNHTFCFEKYPMERWVAQMNLYRVFIGFLFPWVLMLFSYQGILKAIKGNLSTEKEEKAKIKRLALSLIIILLLCFAPYHIILLLRSVMYLSRPWDCSFEENVFTAYHVSLALTSLNCVADPILYCLVNEGARSDMTKGLAPLLRFFAGSKSTDIARSVTLDTPLSSKKSQYFNIDLVVLREDCIPMKTLSI